A genomic window from Leishmania panamensis strain MHOM/PA/94/PSC-1 chromosome 5 sequence includes:
- a CDS encoding hypothetical protein (TriTrypDB/GeneDB-style sysID: LpmP.05.0650), with translation MEDDADVNTTSTQGSIALLSGSGSSGGGNRTESQLSNNGDMRAGGDVRHPRPTKQASKPARSQSPGGARPLVTPPPSACMPKLITPRKAVAPAELSYKVNLSNSPSPSNVNVAFMRVVQRLNSEDLQSSGSRNDHSDKRRREQDAAGTAINEVKPTNQASGELSKPSAIDAQSPAPPSQERLVPPQQTTRLSNMANTAAAAAAAIITTDGSIHFEDENSSDDGEYAMTASALSEAAPPPCASEAKQAALSPPHQLRPSPAAPGPPAALGPVKTPPGEVAQHSVRSPAKKAPKKVFMKVVVGASGIGGGPRQGTTQQQHQHPGTALAHSTMRSVTADQPPLLALSTTTGPTSSKDSIPLKPQTPESPSANPPVNQQHRTPLASRNNRLGCTASAATAATASLGATGVSAATLRMASPTNPNLFASPEEDPVCCPVSEVTMVNAVSPGSGVSPSLRGPNRGLQQIGNTAKESLSPSSDRPLLPLTAAGRQEQPAGFSLDEPNALVTLSTPHEVGKSLAAPAAAPIVADPSRHAEREMGDEEAHTLRPGSPRLPRETQSGDEGAHRSHSAASSIFKCLPFKILCGHSAASVAIKSGTDANGGGHVGEASIGSSASRPSTRGRHASGLSRLLSIFKRRASRSAQGNSAVKKQQPCQPEGSASLMSTVKALSQTLTPGDAVKTADVQTGPQRWQSPPAATAIALSANSIQTGRLSPLHNITNSSYGNSISFRMDEEENPKRGDDAAAAAPVEGACESDRVGEKQQRGKRKDDAQRHDRRRRRHRCRGAEAQDETSSSAAGVDDGRGSRCFRGTTDDVNASSSPTPSTSASCAAKHRRRRERRAQQSERANGDPKCCQARPSFPILPLESQSSDESASSDDRPDHSRRHRSQRAHRQRRDGDSRSVAASGTFVSGMGAQQRRYRRALRAFHRSGEGARRDSISHTNSNRDDYDAGDSVNRNRRGYRDSAVPQPPTTTAAILVARRRELCVKSRAMSSVDHFAMSWHTRQVKRHQQEQLLRRSRQANIAQLQKRNAERKARSEEAAVVDAVAAAASRSASRLRMLASPQPSTVKARQTSTSVPSPRQRTLCQLAQHEEVLMRDLLALDDILERRRRRELWAEASPEAAAAAATAEAETTPLHHPSCAAQCRAIATAAAVAASTLASMQRSDEMNSDNNEAEADSRRSNSTRLPGNPTRLDISVLLRRYEKLLEDLATQTAPQPPATLESDNGDTSSDVEAFVRTRLRHDKGGLNHQAASSSSKRKRRSAPTPVLVADRMTDEVALCAAALRAEYYQPQQHQQQEPSKTIERGALPEAYEACANTVPMEGVAASHAQALRPSCAACCPQQLDEYITLGLLSTLHKAGERGGAAAAESEKAVNARQGQTQPAATTTLPQRRIREDLYDAPRRGERRRMAQTNGEKPTGFDGNIAATSLITSVSVPSSAVLSSLHPQSADAAAADRDVGLLSNAGAAPSALAQPPRSSTPTSEVNYGALRTQLMRLESRTRRECVLQEQAAMHALKRLYIVETILVLRAMSETTEMQAQEVPAHGYQQQLQQQCTIASHHSPATPVNDKGGKKSGSAVLTDGWVVPSSSAVSSAARGDEKGMPSPASRTINRPKRSSSASRIVRRGSRPPAAEDPPPAQKPSSGSHRTPPVVSIDADLSSCPREESTTTVGSRPPLALTEIALSPSAQQEDHRSRSPLSATRSGGGTAGVPAVATVSVSQEPRAQAAAAPPSLSPPSLEVVAGKAGENEGSPADTRDAIRDGGNGGSPETEARAPLMTTAAQGEDKGTKHDSSPLPSPPAAATDGGDGVGQDKGNGDDVDVAQSCGNSSASSALSFRVEGDNQKGAALLQPEPSADDRGKNPHLAVASGNSIAATPTATAQPSAGESTSPATSVVDGLAMPFSTSSQAAEARPLSIDRGEHIPHRAPHGDVDDLVNNAAGTVMDASRRGVAAGLSSTAEDTSTTPCRFTLPVLPSSSPSSPSALSSPAFDLHIVEEKGGAVVAALSPDGTGVSYEQDEGEERHQEENTAVEDEGTVDAACKADDVSAKDVEAVTLDAVQAQVAPVKSTASTAIASATAAGTIPQSERPVSTGAEPRQAPDDPPQQQGKQPLPMSTAVSAPCRRVSFSLPPGVVSGGDGKENEASKASKQTHGEGLEASHDAFGRHSVTPGSSKDAAPAAATVDKDKVAADLLEKLNGLDALLLYNFPAYFTTGTDEDGLPSVVMRHPRRPSPTSSSVQPRWRRSPLASTPSATARATAGAASPCDAHAIPLRDRLTPPRLPRKSLASQLRHKYGLPQLQHQCSPPIETMASTKTRTTVSLADTTSITAAVPIGADAMEMAGVNASPSAAAAVSSTHPSLHGVQPKEPTSAPSTGSPHTTVTRASTGMNVSAAPATPLGEAP, from the coding sequence GAGGACTTGCAGAGCTCTGGAAGTCGCAATGACCACAGTGATAAGCGACGGCGTGAGCAGGATGCCGCGGGCACTGCCATCAACGAGGTCAAACCAACGAATCAAGCCAGTGGGGAGCTGAGCAAGCCGTCTGCGATAGACGCGCAGTCGCCGGCGCCTCCATCTCAGGAGCGGCTCGtaccaccacagcagacgACCAGGCTGAGCAACATGGCgaacaccgccgccgccgccgctgctgccatcatCACTACTGATGGCAGTATACACTTCGAGGACgagaacagcagcgacgatggCGAATACGCAATGACGGCGTCGGCGCTGTCGGAggccgcgccgccacccTGTGCGAGTGAGGCCAAGCAAGCTGCGCTCTCACCACCCCACCAGCTGCGCCCTTCCCCTGCCGCTCCAGGGCCACCGGCGGCTCTCGGCCCTGTCAAGACGCCGCCAGGTGAGGTGGCACAGCACTCCGTACGCTCCCCAGCGAAGAAAGCCCCAAAGAAGGTGTTCATGAAGGTGGTAGTGGGGGCGTCTGGTATTGGAGGAGGACCTCGTCAGGGCacaacgcagcagcaacaccagcaCCCTggcacggcgctggcgcattCCACGATGCGGAGCGTCACCGCCGATcagccgccactgctggcacTCTCAACGACTACAGGCCCAACGAGCTCGAAGGACAGCATCCCGCTGAAACCGCAGACGCCGGAATCGCCTTCCGCCAACCCGCCAGTGAATCAGCAGCATCGGACCCCTTTGGCATCGCGCAATAACCGCCtcggctgcaccgcctccgcagccACGGCGGCAACGGCCTCATTGGGAGCTACTGGCGTCAGCGCTGCAACTCTACGCATGGCATCGCCCACGAACCCCAACCTCTTCGCGTCCCCCGAAGAGGACCCGGTGTGCTGCCCCGTAAGCGAGGTGACGATGGTGAATGCGGTATCACCGGGCAGCGGTGTTTCGCCGTCACTTCGGGGCCCCAATCGTGGTCTCCAGCAGATCGGCAACACTGCTAAAGAAAGCCTGAGCCCCTCTTCTGACCGCCCCTTGTTACCGCTTACGGCAGCCGGTCGTCAAGAGCAGCCCGCAGGCTTCTCGCTTGATGAGCCCAACGCGCTCGTGACGCTCAGCACGCCTCATGAGGTCGGGAAGTCActggcagcaccagcagcagcaccgatcGTAGCAGACCCTAGCCGCCACGCAGAGCGTGAGATGGGAGAtgaggaggcacacacgctgAGACCGGGCAGCCCTCGGTTGCCGCGAGAGACTCAGTCTGGAGACGAAGGCGCTCACCGAAGCCACAGCGCCGCGTCCTCAATCTTCAAGTGCCTGCCCTTTAAGATACTGTGCGGTCACAGCGCGGCCTCCGTGGCCATTAAGTCGGGCACCGATGCGAATGGCGGGGGCCACGTAGGTGAGGCGAGCATaggcagctccgcctcccgCCCATCCACCCGGGGCCGCCACGCCTCTGGTCTCTCGCGACTCCTCTCCATCTTCAAGCGGAGGGCCAGCCGGTCCGCGCAGGGGAACTCAGCGGtcaagaagcagcagccatgCCAACCGGAAGGCAGCGCCTCCTTGATGAGTACTGTCAAGGCGTTGTCGCAGACGTTGACGCCAGGGGATGCAGTGAAGACCGCTGACGTGCAAACCGgcccgcagcggtggcagtcaCCGCCGGCTGCCACCGCAATAGCGCTATCAGCAAACTCGATCCAGACAGGACGCCTGTCGCCGTTACACAACATAACGAACTCGTCGTACGGCAACTCCATCAGCTTCCGcatggacgaggaggaaaaccCAAAGCGTGGGGatgacgcagccgcagcagcacccgtAGAGGGCGCGTGTGAGAGTGACCGTGTtggggagaagcagcagcgtggcaagaggaaagacgatgcgcagcgccatgaCCGCCGTCGGCGGCGTCATCGTTGCCGTGGAGCGGAAGCGCAAGATGAGACGTcgtcgtcagcagcaggagtCGACGATGGgcgaggcagccgctgcttcagAGGTACTACCGATGACGTCAacgcctcgtcctcgcccACACCCTCGACATCCGCGTCGTGCGCTGCAAAGCATCGACGCCGACGCGAGCGGCGAGCGCAACAGAGTGAACGAGCCAACGGCGACCCAAAGTGTTGTCAGGCGCGCCCGTCCTTCCCGATACTGCCGCTGGAGTCGCAGTCCTCCGACGAATCCGCAAGCAGCGACGACCGACCGGATCATAGCAGGCGGCACCGGTCACAACGGGCCCACCGCCAACGTCGAGACGGCGATAGCAGAAGCGTCGCTGCTAGCGGCACGTTTGTGTCCGGCATGGGagcgcagcagagacgcTATCGGCGTGCGTTGCGCGCCTTCCACCGCTCCGGCGAGGGCGCCCGACGCGACTCGATCTCCCACACCAACTCAAACCGCGATGATTACGACGCCGGCGACTCCGTCAACCGGAACAGGCGGGGCTACCGTGACAGCGCGGTACCGCAGCCGCCGACAACCACTGCCGCTATTCTTGTAGCACGACGTCGCGAGTTGTGCGTGAAGTCGCGCGCCATGTCGTCAGTGGACCACTTTGCTATGTCGTGGCATACGCGGCAAGTGAAACGGCATCAGCAGGAACAGCTGCTTCGCCGTTCCCGTCAAGCGAATATTGCCCAACTGCAGAAACGCAATGCAGAACGGAAGGCCAGGtccgaggaggcggcagtcGTAGATGCcgtggccgcggcggcgtcgcgcagTGCATCTCGGTTGAGGATGCTCGCCAGCCCCCAGCCGTCCACGGTGAAGGCACGTCAGACCAGCACATCCGTGCCCTCGCCGCGTCAACGTACTCTATGCCAGCTAGCGCAGCACGAGGAAGTCCTAATGCGCGATCTTCTTGCGCTGGACGACATCCTAGAGAGGCGCCGACGACGCGAGCTGTGGGCGGAAGCGAGCccggaggcagcagcagcggcggcgaccgcagaggcagagacaaCACCGCTACATCACCCATCGTGCGCTGCTCAGTGCCGCGCgatcgccaccgccgccgctgtcgcggcCAGCACGTTGGCATCGATGCAGAGGTCGGATGAGATGAacagcgacaacaacgaAGCCGAGGCAGACTCGCGCCGCTCGAACTCGACGCGGCTGCCAGGCAATCCTACGCGCCTCGATATAAGCGTACTGCTGCGCCGATACGAGAAGCTGCTCGAGGATCTCGCGACACAGACAGCACCGCAGCCCCCTGCAACGCTCGAGAGCGACAATGGTGACACCTCCAGCGATGTCGAGGCGTTTGTGAGGACGCGCCTACGGCACGACAAGGGAGGACTGAATCACCAagctgcctcctcgtcctctaaGCGAAAGAGGCGGTCCGCACCGACACCGGTGCTTGTCGCCGACAGGATGACGGATGAAGTGGCGCTCTGTGCAGCGGCTCTGCGGGCCGAGTACTACCAACCAcagcaacatcagcagcaggagccaTCAAAGACCATTGAGCGGGGGGCCCTTCCTGAAGCATATGAGGCCTGTGCCAACACAGTCCCGATGGAGGGCGTGGCAGCCTCGCACGCGCAGGCGCTACGCCCGTCGTGCGCTGCCTGCTGTCCGCAACAGCTGGACGAGTACATCACGTTGGGGCTGCTCTCGACGCTGCACAAAGCAGGCGagcgtggcggtgctgcggctgctgagaGCGAGAAAGCGGTCAACGCGCGGCAAGGTCAAACGCAGCCAGCCGCAACGACAACGCTCCCGCAGCGGCGTATTCGCGAAGACCTCTACGACGCCCCTCGGCGTGGTGAACGTCGCCGGATGGCGCAAACAAACGGAGAGAAGCCCACCGGCTTTGACGGCAACATCGCAGCCACCTCGCTGATCACGTCGGTCTCGGTCCCTTCTAGCGCTGTTCTGTCGTCGCTGCACCCGCAGAGCGcggacgcagcagcggcggaccGCGACGTCGGCTTGTTGTCAAACGCCGGTGCGGCACCCTCGGCCCTGGCGCAGCCACCGCGCTCCTCCACGCCAACCTCGGAGGTTAACTACGGTGCACTGCGCACGCAACTGATGCGGCTGGAGAGCCGCACGCGACGAGAGTGCGTATTGCAAgagcaggcagcgatgcacgCGTTGAAGCGGCTCTACATTGTGGAAACCATACTGGTGCTACGTGCCATGAGTGAGACAACGGAGATGCAAGCACAGGAGGTGCCAGCGCATGGGTatcaacagcagctgcagcagcagtgcaccatTGCGAGCCACCATAGCCCAGCGACACCCGTCAACGACAAGGGAGGCAAGAAgagtggcagcgccgtccttACCGATGGATGGGTGGTACCGTCGAGTTCTGCCGTCAGCAGTGCGGCACGCGGGGATGAGAAGGGCATGCCGAGCCCCGCCTCACGCACCATCAACAGGCCGAAGAGGTCCAGCAGTGCCAGCAGAATCGTGCGCCGTGGATCGCGGCCACCAGCAGCCGAAGAcccgccgccggcgcagaAGCCCTCCAGCGGCAGTCACCGCACCCCTCCGGTAGTCTCTATTGACGCAGACCTTAGCAGCTGCCCACGCGAGGAGAGCACCACGACCGTTGGAAGTCGGCCGCCTCTCGCCTTGACAGAGATAGCGCTGTCACCGTccgcgcagcaggaggacCACCGCAGTCGTAGTCCGTTGTCCGCCACacgaagcggcggcggtacTGCTGGAGTACCTGCGGTAGCGACTGTGTCCGTGTCGCAGGAACCGCGCGCACAAGCCGCTGCGGCCCCGCCCTCCTTGTCCCCACCGTCTctagaggtggtggcggggaaAGCGGGGGAAAACGAAGGAAGCCCCGCAGACACGCGAGACGCGATCAGAGACGgaggcaacggcggcagtCCCGAGACCGAGGCTCGTGCGCCGCTcatgacgacggcggcacaAGGTGAGGACAAGGGCACAAAGCACGACAgctcgccgttgccgtctccgccagctgctgccacggaTGGTGGCGACGGAGTTGGTCAGGATAAGGGTAACGGCGACGATGTCGATGTCGCACAGAgctgcggcaacagcagcgcgtcaTCGGCGCTGTCCTTCCGTGTAGAAGGCGATAACCAGaaaggagctgcgctgctgcagcccgAACCTAGCGCTGACGACAGAGGTAAGAATCCGCACCTCGCGGTGGCGTCAGGCAACTCAATTGCAGCCActcccaccgccacagcacaGCCGTCCGCGGGAGAGTCTACTTCTCCAGCAACCTCAGTCGTGGATGGCCTAGCCATGCCGTTCAGCACGTCGTCGcaagcggcggaggcgcgaCCCTTGTCCATCGACCGAGGCGAGCACATCCCTCACCGCGCCCCTCACGGTGACGTTGACGATCTTGTCAATAACGCCGCCGGCACGGTGATGGACGCATCGCGTAGAGGTGTCGCAGCAGGCCTGTCCTCTACCGCAGAGGACACCAGCACAACGCCTTGCCGCTTCActctgccggtgctgccatcgtcgtccccctcctccccctcggcATTGTCCTCACCAGCCTTTGATCTGCACATTgtcgaagagaagggaggtgcAGTGGTAGCAGCCCTTTCCCCAGACGGCACGGGCGTCAGCTACGAGCAAGAcgaaggtgaagagaggCACCAGGAGGAAAACACGGCTGTGGAAGACGAGGGTACCGTCGATGCGGCGTGCAAGGCAGACGATGTGAGTGCCAAGGACGTGGAAGCAGTGACGCTGGACGCCGTCCAGGCCCAAGTTGCACCTGTCAAGTCGACAGCCAGTACTGCCATAGCATCAGCTACTGCAGCGGGGACGATACCACAGTCTGAGCGACCAGTGAGCACGGGAGCCGAACCGAGGCAGGCGCCGGACGACCCACCACAGCAACAGGGAAAGCAACCACTACCAATGTCCACCGCTGTGTCAGCCCCGTGTCGCCGTGTGAGCTTCTCCCTTCCACCGGGGGTGgtgagcggcggcgacgggaAGGAGAATGAGGCTAGCAAGGCATCAAAACAGACGCACGGGGAGGGGCTAGAGGCCTCCCATGATGCCTTTGGCCGACATTCAGTGACGCCAGGGAGTTCGAAAGACGCAGcccctgcggcagcgacggtggacAAGGATAAAGTGGCGGCGGATCTCTTAGAGAAGCTCAACGGCCTGGATGCGCTACTCCTCTACAATTTCCCCGCCTACTTCACCACTGGAACGGATGAAGACGGGCTCCCCAGTGTGGTGATGCGCCATCCTCGGCGTCCATCGCCCACCTCGTCCTCGGTgcagccgcggtggcggcgctcacCTTTGGCGTCGACACCGTCAGCCACCGCAAGAGCGACAGCGGGAGCCGCGTCGCCGTGCGACGCGCACGCAATTCCCCTTCGTGACCGCCTCACACCGCCGCGACTGCCGCGAAAGAGCTTGGCTTCGCAGCTTCGCCACAAGTATGGTCTgcctcagctgcagcaccagtgcAGCCCACCCATAGAGACTATGGCGAGCACAAAGACACGCACAACGGTGTCGCTAGCGGATACGACCAGCATCACGGCCGCCGTGCCCATCGGCGCAGATGCGATGGAAATGGCCGGCGTGAACGCGTCgccctcagcagcggcggctgtgtcCTCCACCCACCCGTCTTTACATGGCGTGCAGCCAAAAGAGCCAACGTCCGCGCCATCGACAGGTAGCCCTCACACCACTGTCACGCGCGCGAGCACAGGCATGAATGtctcagcagctcctgcgaCGCCACTTGGCGAAGCCCCCTGA